One window of Nocardia sp. NBC_00508 genomic DNA carries:
- a CDS encoding DUF1707 domain-containing protein, giving the protein MSQEHVRASDADREKIVDQLRNAMNEGRLSLHEFDERLQRVYAAKTYGELTPLLSDLPAQRNSRPAQARGIPQWVTIMWIPWVFVNVLCVAIYLATGAGYFWPFWVAAPWGAALLIPTTIGLIVRKNGT; this is encoded by the coding sequence GTGAGTCAGGAGCACGTGCGGGCGTCCGACGCCGATCGCGAGAAGATCGTCGACCAACTGCGTAATGCGATGAACGAGGGCAGGCTGTCCCTGCACGAGTTCGACGAACGACTGCAGCGGGTGTATGCCGCCAAGACCTACGGCGAACTCACACCACTGCTGTCCGATCTTCCCGCGCAACGGAATTCGCGCCCGGCGCAGGCCAGGGGCATCCCGCAGTGGGTCACGATCATGTGGATTCCGTGGGTGTTCGTCAATGTGCTGTGCGTGGCGATCTACCTGGCCACCGGCGCCGGTTACTTCTGGCCGTTCTGGGTGGCCGCGCCATGGGGTGCCGCGCTGTTGATTCCGACCACGATCGGACTCATCGTGCGCAAGAACGGTACCTGA
- a CDS encoding glycine--tRNA ligase, whose product MAPKSKVDTVANLAKRRGLVYPCGEIYGGTKSAWDYGPLGVELKENIKKQWWRAMVTSREDVVGLDSSVILPRQVWVASGHVGVFNDPLVECLHCHHRFRQDHLQEAYALKNKLDDPDAVSMELVACPNCGTVGRWTEPRDFNMMLRTFLGPIESDEGLHYLRPETAQGIFVNFANVMTTARKKPPFGIAQIGKSFRNEITPGNFIFRTREFEQMEMEYFVKPGEDEEWYKYWIETRFSWYTDLGITPENLRLFVHPKDKLSHYSAGTTDIEYRFGFQGNEWGELEGIANRTDFDLKTHSEHSGTELSFFDQTTNERYIPYVIEPAAGLTRSLMAFLVDAYAEDEAPNAKGGVDTRTVLRLDRRLAPVKAAVLPLSRNADLTPKAKDLAARLRKNWNVEFDDAGAIGRRYRRQDEIGTPFCVTVDFETLDDQAVTIRERDSMTQERIALDKVEGYLAQHLIGA is encoded by the coding sequence ACCAAGTCGGCATGGGACTACGGTCCGCTGGGCGTCGAGCTCAAGGAGAACATCAAGAAGCAGTGGTGGCGCGCCATGGTCACCAGCCGCGAGGACGTCGTCGGCCTCGACTCCTCGGTGATCCTGCCACGCCAGGTGTGGGTCGCCTCCGGCCACGTCGGCGTGTTCAACGACCCGCTGGTCGAATGCCTGCACTGTCACCACCGTTTCCGGCAGGACCACCTGCAGGAGGCGTACGCGCTGAAGAACAAGCTCGATGACCCGGACGCGGTCTCGATGGAACTCGTCGCCTGCCCGAATTGCGGCACCGTCGGCCGCTGGACCGAGCCGCGCGACTTCAACATGATGCTCAGGACCTTCCTCGGCCCGATCGAGTCCGACGAGGGCCTGCACTACCTGCGCCCGGAGACGGCGCAGGGCATCTTCGTGAACTTCGCCAACGTGATGACCACCGCGCGCAAGAAGCCGCCGTTCGGTATCGCGCAGATCGGCAAGAGCTTCCGCAACGAGATCACCCCGGGCAACTTCATCTTCCGCACCCGCGAGTTCGAGCAGATGGAGATGGAGTACTTCGTCAAGCCCGGCGAGGACGAGGAGTGGTACAAGTACTGGATCGAGACCCGGTTCTCCTGGTACACCGACCTCGGCATCACCCCCGAGAACCTGCGGCTGTTCGTGCATCCGAAGGACAAGCTCTCGCACTATTCGGCGGGCACCACCGACATCGAGTACCGCTTCGGCTTCCAGGGCAACGAGTGGGGTGAGCTGGAGGGCATCGCCAACCGCACCGACTTCGACCTGAAGACGCACTCCGAGCACTCCGGCACCGAGCTGAGCTTCTTCGACCAGACCACCAACGAGCGCTACATCCCGTACGTCATCGAGCCTGCGGCGGGCCTCACCCGGTCGCTGATGGCGTTCCTGGTCGACGCCTACGCCGAGGACGAGGCGCCGAACGCCAAGGGCGGGGTGGACACCCGGACGGTGTTGCGCCTCGATCGCCGTCTCGCCCCGGTGAAGGCGGCGGTGCTCCCGCTGTCGCGCAACGCCGATCTGACGCCGAAGGCGAAAGACCTCGCCGCGCGGCTGCGCAAGAACTGGAATGTCGAATTCGACGACGCCGGTGCCATCGGTCGCCGTTACCGTCGTCAAGACGAGATCGGCACGCCGTTCTGCGTCACCGTCGACTTCGAGACGCTCGACGATCAGGCGGTGACCATCCGCGAGCGCGACTCCATGACCCAGGAGCGCATCGCGCTCGACAAGGTCGAGGGCTACTTGGCCCAGCACCTGATCGGCGCCTGA